One Oryzias latipes chromosome 21, ASM223467v1 genomic window, CATCCTCTTTTTGCCTCTTACCTTTTTTGCTTTGTTgcacagagggaggaggagtGGCCACCTTCATCGCCAAGCCATAAGCTCCTCTGAATGAGTGGCTGTCCCGGATGACAAAAGCTCCAGGCTCTCTGTCTTTCAGCAGGCTGATAGCTGTAAAATTAGACAAACTTAACTTATTACAATGAAACACCTACTGAGCAGAAAAAGAGACTTTAGCAAACTGAAAAATACTGCAGATATTGCACCATTACCAAGACAGCCATGGCATTAGCCTAAAACTTTAGGACCAAATAGTCCAAAAAGATTAAAGTGGAATTATCCTCGGCTTCAGCTTCTGTTTAGTTTGTTTCTCAGTGCTATCAATAATCATTATGAAACAATCAACCAGATTGCATCAACATAATCTCAGAGATGAGATGAAGAAACACTTCAGGTTTTAAAACTGTCTAAAAGGAAACCATCTTACAGCAAAGATTGAGATTTTCTAGACAGAAAAGTGACAATAGCGTTCAGAAAAACAAGGTCTGTCTACATTTGACTGAAAAAGGTTCTATAGGCTAAAATGATTGTTCATatttaaatttatatatatatatatatatatatatatatatatatatatatatatatatatatatatatatatatatatatatatatatatgtgtgtgtatatacataCAGTATATACATATTTGACTTAAATATGAAAGATCTTTTTTCCCTGACTCATTAGAAGTTTAACCAAACTTCAAACACACTTTTTATTTACTCAAAATTCCTAACTTTTTCCTTTGTGACAGTTAAGGCAACGAAGATAGATGAGGCCAGCAATGCAGATAGATCAAAATTCCTAACATATGGTGTGGTTTTCACTGTGGTACTGCCCTGCACCAAGTATAAACTATGCCTCTGATGTCATTGCAATTGAGCATGTGAAATTATTTAACATGACACAATCCAACATAATGCCATGGCAAAAAGCACATGAGGCAACCAGTTGAAGTGGATattcaataaaatacatttgtatgTTGCTACTGTAAATCTTACAAAATGTAGTACTAGCAAAAGTAAAATGACTGGTTAAAACTGCACCAAGTTTGTTGTCAAGGACACCGACATTTTAAATACCACGAAGACAAAACAAGGTGGCAAAATAAGTTGGACAAGTCGGACATGTGTTATTTTGATGACAGTTCTAGCTGTTTCACTGACCTCATTGTCAAGAAAGGGAGAAGTCTTAAAGCGGCTCACCCTGTTCCCTGGAGATCTCCGGCTTGTACCAGAACTTGGATGTGTCTTGGACAAACTTAACGTTGAGCCGATTCTCTAGGCTTCCGtctgcataaaaatgaaaagctgtCATCAAAAATCTGTGACTGATTCCTTTATGTTTTGTTATAAACAGTTTCTGGAACAAACATCAAGGTCTTCCGAAGACCACCTACAggtgaaagatttgaaaacactAAATAATGCTACTTATTATGCTATTCAATTTCGTGTCAGTCAAGTTGGGTGAAACTGTATCTGCTCGAAAGTAtgattaaaaagttaaaatgcaaactttttggTAATTCTTCCAGTTTTATAGAACAAAATACAAAGTTCTGGAATTTTGATCCTCAAAAACATTAATATCCTTACCGGGAATATTGAACTTTGAGAAGTCAGAAAGTGTATGAAAGTAGCCTGGAGTGCTTCCTCCACTCATGGGAGACATTATCTTCCCGTTTATGGTGCCATAAGAAAGTGCTCCATTTGGTCGGTCACCACTGGACATCCGCCTCTTCTCTGGGAGTTGGGGTTGGGTGGCTGGGGCTGGGCTCCCTTGTCGAAAACCACCTATCCCAATTATCCCACCATCCTGGTAGTTTGCAGGTGAGATGGGGAAAGAGGGAGTAGGTGGTCCTTGGTAGCCGGAGGAGCTACTCTGTCTTGACAGGTTCCCATGCCTTTCATCTGGTGTGGTGTAGCCACTATGGATAGGGTGCCGATCCAAACTGGGACTTCTCTGGGACATCTgtgaaacagatggatgacggccCAGCACTGGACTTCCTTGTGGATTTGTGATGGAAGGCTGTCTGCTCAGAACGGGACTGGTCTGAATAGGCTGACCCAAGGAGGGCTGCCTGCTGAGGACTGGGCTGTGAGGAGACATCTGTCCCAAAGAACCTTGTCTACTGAGAACAGGACTGGCCTGGGCGCCCTGAGATAGACGATGACCAAGAACTGGACTACCACCTAGTCCTGCAACACCCACCTCAAACCCGTTGGCAGGCGATTTTTGAGCCAACCATATCGAGCCATCTTGTTTAGCACTCAATTGCTGATAAAGACCCTGGTTGGGTGTGGATTGGTGTTCCACAAAGGGGCTTCTGTGGTTTAATAGTGTCTTAGAGGGCTCTGAAACTGACAGCCCAGGGTCAGAAGCCACATAACCCCCCAGTACGCTGTTAGACCCAAGGTAGGACTGTGTTGGGGTAGTGTTGCCCAGGTGGGAGGAGGTTGGAGAGCTAGAATCCAGGTAGGAAGAAGCAGGGGTTGCTGGTGCCTGATAGGATGGAGTGGGAGTGGGAAATGAAATTTCTGTAGCTTGAGACTGAAATCCAGAATCAGTAGTTGGTTGGGAGGAAGTGCTAACATTGCTGTCAACTAAGAGGTGtccactgaaataaaaataagaccaaaagaaacagctgattattctttcctttactgACATTTCACCAAAGAACTGTTGTTAAAGATTTGTCTTTATATAAACTCTTCAaagatgcacatttttttattgtaggtAATAGATCAGATCTAGCTTTGGAATCATAAGTAAGGATGTCAGACATACCCCTGTGAGCACCGGATGGGACTGCTGCTGGACAAAGGTGGGTTCATTGTTTGGTTGCTGGGACTAAGATTTCCCAGCTGACCCTTTGCATCTTCTGGAGGGCTGAGGCTTCGGGGCGACGTGGATGGCTCTCCGCCCGACACTGCCGACCTTGCCACAGACTCTACATAGCTTCTTGGTGCTgcacagtaaaaagaaaaactattattAACTCTACAGTTACAGCAAGtgtaatttatttctttttactcAATGATTCTTGATTGAGAATTTTACAGACAGGGTCTGAAATGAGGATTATACTATGAGAAAAATGGTTTAGTGGCAAAACGATGGGAATAATTTGACGAATATTGGATTTAGTTTTAATAACCAATGTGACTTGACTCCTATATGGACTGTTGCATAAAGGTTAAGATATAGTTAATGGGATGAAGAACCCTAAAACATTGGATGTTGATAAGAACTTCTGGCATTCCAGACCACTCTTACCTTCATCACACTCACTGAATTCACCATCTGAGTGCCATTATTGGAGACacaaaatattgtaaaagaaaaattacaccTGATTACCTGCTTTCTCCATAAGTGTTGATGTCATATGCTTTGAAATAATCTACACTTTGAGAAtactttttcttaaatcaaCTCTAAACAGTCATTTCACACTCGTGTTCCTCAGATGATCTAAGCTAAAACACCATCTTTAGCCAGACTAATTCAGTAAAGTTGTAGGTGTATGATCAAATATTTGAAGTCATCTTTGAAGTCCTTAAAGGTCCTGATCAAAGCAACAATACTTTGATTCAGGATGTGTTCTATGAACCAACCTGAGCCTGTTTGATGAAGTAAGATTTCTGCTGGGTTGTGAGGCTTCAGTCCCAGAGCTGACAAGGGAGTCTTGGCAAGACCAGGAGGTGAGCGAcctaaagaaagagaagaccTTTTTTACTACCCACAATCAAACATCACAGCTATCCTGACAGCTGCTACCTGTTAAAAAGCATAATACAAGACTTCAAAAAAGTCTTTACACACTTTAGTCATTAAATTGTGTTGACGTTCAATCAGACAATAACAGGTATGAAGCTGTCAAGAGTAGATTAGGTTAACACACAAATTGCAACATGATCAGGAAAGCGTGTTCATGCTTCGTACTCTTATGAAGGTTAAAACAAGCATGCAACCATTGATGGTTTCAGCCAGATTCTTCCATGCAAAAAACACGGTGCATGAGAACAAAATGACATCCAAGCAAAGCGGAGCCAAAGTGGATTCATAAGCTCTTCTGGTGGAGAGCTGTAGtactgaatttgttttttacttttctgtatTCATgatttatattctttttttttttcatttaaaaaaattgcataaagAGCTTTAACAGAGACACTTATTATGAACTGCTCTACCAGTCCCTTTCTTGGCTGAACACAATAAGTCATTTAGAAAGGGAAAAACTGGTGGTACAATTATCAAAAGAATAAATTATAGACAGCTAAGAATATTGCAGGGAGAGAAATGCAATCATGAATGACAACAGGAACACAGAGACTAGCAACTGGTAAGATGTTGTGGTAAATGGTAGTTTTTACAGAAATATTGCAAGTTTGCATCACCTTCATTTTTACTGATCAGCCTGTTTTTGTCAGCAAAGGTAAactgatcaattttaaaagaaagtgcCACTCTCCTGTGACTGTCATGCCAAAGCACTGCAGGACTGACAAATGAGGGGTGAAAGGTCACTCAGGGAGAACAAAGGGCTCAGCTCCACATGACTGACAACGTGGGACAGTGGAACTCTGGTACAGGCATTGTGCATCTTCCACTTACCAAAGAATCCCAATCAATTCTTTGAACACAGATGCACCTCCATTGATTATGGGTGGGCTGAGAatgagtttgtgtgtttatcTTTAACTAAAGTAGTGTTAATTTTGTCTTTTAGTTAGGGATTGGTACAGAAACTCTGTGCCAAGTTGGTACTGGTACCACTGTATATGGTACTAGCTGAACAGTATGAAAAAATTTGGTGTATTCTATTCAATTTTGCTGTAAATCTCCAGCTGACCCTCTTAATTCAATTAgattaggttttatttttatagcccaatattactaCACAGTTGTCTAAATGAGGTTTACTAATTTTACAAAACTTAAAATTAGCTATAAACTACAATAGGTGATtgctaaaataaattaaacagactaagctaaactgggcatacctgcccttagaccctctttcccggtaaggaaaaactcctaaaaaaaacagatttcaggaaaaaaaaaaagaagtaaccTCACGGATGGTCACATGAAGTATTGTGGGTGGCCTCCTATAGAATGGGGTACTTGGAGCTTTAGTCAAATTGCCAAAGGCAAAGCGAGCAAAAGTTTGGCCGTAATTCAAACTAAAAGATTCTAATTCAGTGACCTGATGTATAAAAGTGCAGAAatacatgttttctgttttctgttaattgactgtcagaaaaaatgaaatacagcATCTTGCTCAAACTTGAACGCTCTCCTTCTAACGCTGCTAAGTCACACTTAAATATTTttggggggagaaaaaaaaaatcacttcattttttaaacgCCAGTTTGAGGACTGTTTAGGCACCAAAACCATTTCAAAAGTATTGGGTCAGCACCAGCACCTTATAAAATCCaaacggtacccatccctattTTAAGTGCATCTTCTCAGTTGTTAACCTATTGTAGTAAATTGAAAAAACTCATTTGTTAAGTGCTGTGATTTCttcaaaaactgtaaacaaagtGAGGTAGACCTGAAAGGACAAAATGTGTTAAGGCAACACTAAAGGTGACATTTTGATTCCGCTTACTTTGCCCAACGACCCACaaaatttgcattaaaaatatactttgtgtttttgtgattgcctctttggaaaaagattaaagaaaactaaaaagcaaaacttaaaaaaagaaaaagtgagggTTTATGACTGTAAATCAttgtaaaatttttaaaaagactgcTAGGTTTGAATCTTTGATTTCAAAGTTGAACCAGATTTTTTTCACTTAGATAAAATAAGTAGCGTGATAAAAAGATATATACAACCTCCAGCATAAATCACTTCATTATGTAACCAAGCTCCACAGTACCATCTGTCTGTCGGGTGAAAGACTTACACAGATTGAAGTAAGGGGTTTGCGGTGACATGGGAAAGGCAGGGGTTTGGGGAAACACCTCACCACCAACTGTGGGTGTAGGACTGATTTGTCCTCCATCCATTTCTTCAAAGGCCTCCTTGTAGCTGTGCAGATTTCTCTGGAATGGGTGATATTGGGATGAGAATGTAACTCCACAATACACAACAAAGTAAATGAGTGTTTTTATAGCCCGTGTTTATTTTATACCTCCCTTGGTCGTCCACCGGGGTTCATTCCTATGGCATGGACAAACTCAGGAGAGACACATCGAATTGGGGAGCGCATCGGAATATCAGGAGATTTGCCGTCATCAGAATGTCCCTCACTGGTGATGCGACGGCGAGGAAGAGTTGAAGGCTCCTCAAAGGAAGCTGTACGTGCCTGGACACCTGAGATGTTGCATAAATGagtgttaaattaaaaaaaagaagccaggTTGACGGTCCTCAGGTAGCTTAACACCATCACTGTCGGCCTCTGTGGATGCTCACTGTGTGTAGAGGATCACACTTTGCAAAGCATTAGCATGATGCTTTGTGAACTCAAAATTTTGCATTTAACATGCAAGAGGatctttaaataaactttaaactaaaatatgtaataagtctttttaatacataaaatatttatacTTGAAAACTCAACAATAAAAAGTAGATACACTCACTGTAACAGTTTGTTAAAATGCCAATAAATTTAGCTAATCTTGCTAAAGAGCTTCTCAAAAATGcttgaaacacaaaacaaacaacaatggAGTTAAGAAGATTATTATTCATAAGCCAATAAGAGACCAGTGACTGTAACACAGAGCAAGCAAAGCAGGAAAAGCTGGCAAATACATCAAAGCTCAAAAGTGGGACCACCACTTGTTGCCACTCATTATTGTAAAAGAGCATAATTAGAGggagaaaaaaggtgaaaaaagcaCCATTGTATTTTGTATTAATATAAAACAAGCTGAGTCAGTAAATTCTGTGGTGTGTTTGTTCTGAGGCAGTTCAGTTTATCTGTTTCCTCCCCTACAATGTTACACTTGAGGGtgcatcccattttttcttaaataatcaaaaagttgatttattattgtaatttaGATCAAAGAGTTGTGAGTATTCAGAAGACCAATAAACAAGAGCAACATGAAAGGTTGTTGGGTTTAAACCAGAGCTGCCCAGTCCTAGTCATTGAGATCAACCGGCCTGCCTGTTTTCCACTTCCCTTTTGCTTTCTACTGATGAGCTGACTCAAGTCTACATGTCCCCATAGAGCAGACTGCCAAAGAACTCTTGAGGCTGAGAAATCCCGGGAATACTTAAAGCTTAAGCCGACACGATTCTGGAtaagatcattttaaaatctCTGATTGGgtttaaaagagtaaaaaaatattgaaaccaTGCAGAATGCAACAACTGCAATAAATGTCTATAGAGAGGAGTTACTGGCTATAGATGGATAAGGCTGACATTCAAAATTGTCAGGAATTCAGTTTTTTGCCAATAAACAATAAACCACATGGAGTTAAAATGCTTTGATTAAATGCCAAATTAACCATCCcaatttttcattatttctatTCTATGAAACTtgtaaagatttattttcaattaaaagCAATAAATTCTGCATATCTAAGTGAGACTAATGCCATCTGTGAGcattattgattaaaataaagcataaaataCTTCATTGCATGCCAAATACCACTGGGTTTGACAGCTTTGaaaagccccaaaacagaacgcACCCACTGTTGCATCATTGATTAAAAACCAAGAACCAGATGTGGTCAATGCACCCTTTCCTACAGAGTGCTGTCAAACGCTACACTTTGCCTGACTGTAAGCAAAGTGTTTACCACTCAGTATCCCAAAACTCATACTTtaaccccctttttttgttttaagacttttaagaCTTCGTTTATCCTGTTACAATACAGCTGTACTTGAGAAATTATCCTGTGCACGTCTTATTTCTCGATGACAGCAAAAATCACCTAATCAATAGTTGTGTCCAGCCTAGCAGTTTAAAGTCTACTCTAACATCTAATTTTGATAGACTGCTGCATCTTTGCAGAAAGGATATTGCTGTCTGTGGTAGAGGGCCCAGACTGGGCTTTATACAATAACGTCTGGATTGTGGTCACTAACTCTCAGTGGACACATACAGGATCAGTAGCGCTGTCTTTCTTGTGCATTTCACTTTCTCTGTCGGTCTTTGTAAATCTTGAAAagggagcaaatgaaaaaggcAGCTTTGAATGAGGCCAGTGTCCGGGACTCAGTATTGTTCCTGAAGTTTGGCAAAACAGATCTTGTGACATGGTCTCCTGGCAAGGGACAGAGCCTTCTTTGTGCTTCCCTTGTCTCATTCTTGAGAAACTTATCCAATAGGGATTTTTCAGTGCCACATTTAGGGTGACTCTTTTACTTTCAGTAGAAAAAAATTTGCAACTCAGAACAAACACTAATCTCAAGCACATATAAAGAGGATAataagcatgtttttttaatttttgatgaTGCTGCCCTCTGATTAAACATGTCAAACATtagttttatgttaaaaataaaccaaacgtACTGTAGACATACACAATTAATAAATGCACCCCACTGCAATCAAAGGTTAAGCAGAAGCAAAACACGAAACCCTTCGAAAGGATCTGTCCTTTCATTTTTAAGGGTTCCTTCATACAGGATGGGAGAACCAACCCGAGAGGGAGTGAGAACGACGATGATCAGACTGAGCGGAGGTCATGCTTGGGATGGCGCTTTGGGCGCGAGCCGTGTACTCTGGGATGAATGATGAAATAAAGATTAAGATAAAGTAAGAAAAGCAGAGAGATGAAAGCTGgcctaaaaaagaacaaatgtatgcaatgtttatttaaagacccactcatattgtcaaagcgttcctggtgcttttttaattatgattatgccatttttagccaaatcaaaaaactttttgtttactACGGCATAGTTTCTGCTGGGTGGCAGTTgttaattagaaattcgcctctaagTTTTGGGCATGAAACCCTACCCAACATCCCATCACCCTACTGTTTACTTGCTCttcctctagcttacagccactcacacccccaacctaacataaccCATCCAACcaaaatagcgagcaatatcagagctattcaaccttacagttttgaaccagatctCAGCtcgaacgaggaaaacaaagacatgcatggatctatttgtctgaaaattgatgcatcagaatggaatggatcacagagcttgtggcctgcccagaaTATTTTCTACTTAACTGTAGAATACAATcgttttgaacaaagaaatacccggaaaaatgattttaaactttattattttatatatgttctccatcatcagaaaaatgccacaagaacatgttagaaacactaaaaacacttttttttatcagtggGTCTGTAATCCATGTAGAACTGTAGtcgagaggaaaaaaaaggttcaagttTAAGAAGGGTGAGAAGAGATTTAAAATTTTCATAAACTGTGCTCGTCTATCCTTGCAGTTCTCTGCTTGATGTTTTAGCTCACAAGCATTTAGCAGGTTTTGTCAATCAACAACATGTTTTGCACAGTTATTTTAGTCTGATCCCTCTTGCCAAACATGTTGTGACCTCaaataaaagcatgtaagaGATGCAGACTTCTATTGGCCGACATAACTGGTCAAGTTTATTACCAAGATTTGCAGCGAGTACTGGGTTGACAAGCTATGTGTTGGCATGAAAGAAATGAGTGTTTGATCTTACCAGCTACTCTTTGGGCCACCAGACCTTCAACATTGCAGACCTCCTCGGGCTCGCGCTCTCTTAGTTGAGGTGATGTTGAGTCAGAAGTGGGGATTCTTTGGGGTTCAGAGACCTCCAAGGAATGGAGCTGTGTACTTGGAGGGAATGTGCTGATGGATTTTTGCTGAAGAGAACCACTTGTGGAAGGGAAGACCTGTGAGGAAAGAGTGGCTCCAACTGTTTCAGAAGTCAAAggtctgtggacaggtgcaggcTCTGGAGTACTAGGCTTTGTCTGTATCATCTGAGCCAATAGTGACTGGCTGCCTAAGCTGGATGGCTCTGCAGTGTGGGTATGAACGGCAGCATCAGCCTGATAAGAGAGCCTGGCTTGGTTCTGAGAGAAGGAAGGCTGGGTTGTTACTACAAAACTGTTTTCCTTCAATGGAGCACTTTGGGATTTCATCACAGCGGAAAGGCCTGGTTCCAGGTCCAACATAAGAAGGTTGAGGGTTTCAATAGACTGCTCGATTTCTTGCTGGGAGGCACTGTGGCGATGAGGAAACTGTGGCAGGCTGTGGTGGCTGGACATTCCTACAGAAGGAGGTGGACTAAAAGTAAGACCTTCAGTAAGTGGCTCCTCGGGTATTCCAAACTGATGCCAAATATTGAGACCACGCTGGACCGCATCCCTGCTACTTGTAGTGCGGGTGGGAGCCGGTGGCATTGACTTTAGATCTGTGCCAAATGAGTGAGAGCGATACAGACTGCTGTTTTGAAAAGCCATGTAATTGGCAGAGGACGGTGTCGTGTTGTTTTGGTTCAAACTCGTGGATTTGTCCGATTTGACAACGTTGGATTGGGTGAATTCCAGGGGTTTCTCTGGGACGCTGCGCTCCAGGTATGGCAGATGATCCTGGCCGTTGATGACAGGCTCAGATTGGAAGTACAGATCTGCTGGTGTAGCCCGCCCATCCGTGGAGGAAAAAGTTCCCAGGCTGTCCACGCTGTTGCCCTCTTGAGTAGTAGGCAGCTCATCGTCTAAAATGTCGGTTTCTCGGTCGATGCTATTGTTCCCGTTAACATGGACCTGGGCGGGCACAAGGTGGAGCATCCCTCCAGGAGCAGATGTTGGGGTGGACAGGTAAGCCTGTCTGTTCATGGGCCCCTCCAAGCCACTCAGTAGTTGTTCGAGCTCTTTCTTCTCTTGAGGACTTATTGGTTGTTGAACAGGTGTTGGGGGGTGATGGACAGTGGGTAAGTCCTCACCCACAGGAATGTGTGTCTGGCTCACTGTGGAAACCTGAAGAACTGCTTCATCTGTTCGATCAGTTTTGATAGAAGCAGTGGAGTTTCCTGAGTCGCTGCTCACAGACAGTGCGTGGTCCACAGCAGGCAGGGCATGTTCTGCAGCAGTGGACGGAAGGCCGTTCGGTGTGACTGTTCCTTCAAGAGATTCTTTTTTACGAACTTTGGCATACAGGCTTCCGTCCAAAGGTCCTTGGGTATGGATtacttctaaaataaaaaggagagaaaaaggacaaaacttaaaaaaaaaatccaattctgATAAACCTATTAAAcaaaattcatccatccattgctTATCTCCATTCACTCCGTCAAGATTAAAGCATAAGATTAAAGCAGGTAACATAGGGCAAATGTAGGGTACACACTGACTTACTGccatcaaattaaacattttaaatccaaaacaaaagTGGGCAGGAGAAATATGGGTAGGAATAGGCCATGTGAGCACAGGCAAATCAGCTACAGCTAAATTAAACACAAGCTCAAGACTATCTAGAGAACtcgctttaaaaaaaggagtttgCAGTGCCCgaaaaaaatctgcacttctgaagaaaataacaTAAACCTGTGTCTTCTGAACTGCACTGGCAAATCAAACACTACTTAACACTTCTGTGGTATAAATCATTAGTCccataaaagcataaaagaccCCATACATAACAATGGTTATGTGGAACATTACCGTTTTGGGTTTGGGATTTTTAACTGTAATCTGAGACAAAATGCTTCATAGCATTCAAAGAAGGCACATAAACTGTAGGTTCACACACTGTCAtgactaaatgaaaaaaaaaaaaaaaacaggacgcCCCAATCAGAAAAATGTAGTCATCCCTGGAAAATCTGCATCACTGACTGGTAgggaaaaaggcttttcctgCCTAAGAAACCAACTAAAACAGAGTGTACTGAAACTGACAGAAAGAAAGTTTAAACATGTGTTATGTGCATAAGTCATGGGCAAGCAGACACACATTACTTGCATTACCATTAATTTGCAGCTCTTACTCCAAAAACACTAAAGGTGGCTGGATCAACTACAAAAAACATGACGATTCGATACAGACATTTCTACGTAAGCAAAATAAGCAGTAGACTGCCTCATTAAGTAAAAGTTTTCTTATTTACACCCACTTGAAAGAATGAAGACAAAATGCATCCGCTGGTAGTCTGTTCCTTTGATACTGCTCTAATAAACCTCTAAGACAAGCCTCTCACTTACTGTAGGACCAAATCAGCTCTATAGCCCGGACAGAAGCTGCACAAAGGTGCTGTCTGTGCTTACAGATATCTTTATCTTGACTTGAGTGAATACAGGCTTCTGTAATGGAGAACAGTGGGCGTACACGTTAGGTACTGCAATATCTCCAAGGATGACCGAGGGCAACTTGCCAAAGGAATGGGCCACTGTCGCTGTTCCACTCTCAGTGCTGGTAGGTTTCAAAAACAtccaatataaatatatataaatgtcaaatgaaaattgttttgtagATGACATATTGGAAAAATAAGTGCGCTTCGGGATTCCTGTGACCTAAACTGCCTAAAATGACACTTATTGAAATAGAAATGTGTAACTGCAAGAACAAGTCTAGAAAAGCTTTAAATGGTCAATGACTTAGTAGTTGTTGTTTGAGAAGCTCAAAATGAAGTCATCAGGACTCATATATAGACAACACTCAAGTATCAAGAACGTATCACACTGCGCATGCATACCCACTAACACATACATCTAATATAGCAGTCGCACCAATAAACAGACATCCGTCGTGAAAGAAGAGCCTTGTGAACTAACTTCAGCACCTTTTTTATCACCTGCCCTGTGGCCACATGTGACTCCACACTGATTAGGCATACAGCTGAGAGCTCACTAGATAGGAAAACAACACTTCAACAGGCTGCTTTACATCAGGTTCCAGTCTTTTTAGGgacacagcagaaaaaaaaatattaaaactctACCTGTTTGACTAATAGAAGATAGTACGGTCTCAATCTATCCTGGGAGGAACCCTGAAGAGGAACTCCCAGGGCAGCGCCAGGAGGGATTGCAGCAGCGGTTGGGGCGTTGGTTTTGGCGGCTTCCCCTGATCCCTTTCCTCTCCAGAATAGCTTAATGTGTGGCCAGAGAATTGCTGTCCTCCCTGGCTGCTTCAGAGCTCATTCTGGTCTAAAGACATCCCCTGCTATGAGTGTGCATGTGGGATATTTATCACAACAGCCAGGGTTATGTGTAGGTAGGAGGCGGGACCAAAGAAGCCACTGAGTTTCAAAGCACTGTGCTGTTGGGGGGACCAGTAGTCCAGTCTCTTTAATACTCAAGTGCTTCTTTAAAACACATACTACAGAtggtaaa contains:
- the LOC101155555 gene encoding tensin-1 isoform X2, which encodes MGILGWCLTTVFRWTKLFLFCIFPFWKGKKKPEELEALHSHTFRLKTFKKSKQCSVCKQTIIQDGLICRVCRIVCHKKCEVKVSSPCVPAANYELAPSSDLSLKHADTMGSTKSSKSMESRRRPSRSTSLLQALEETYELDLVYITERIISVSFPGSVEEQSYAVNLREVASMLRSKHGHNYLVFNLSEKRYDINQLNPKVLDFGWPDHHAPALDKICSICKAMDTWLSADSHNVVVIHNKGNRGRTGVVVAAYMHYSNISASADQALDRFAMKRFYEDKVLPVGQPSQKRYVEYFSGLLSGHIKINNKPLFLHHVIMHGIPNFEAKGGCRPFLKIYQAMQPVYTSGIYNVQGDSQTSICITIEPGLLLKGDILLKCYHKRYRNPCRDVIFRVQFHTCAVHDLGLVFGKEELDETYKDERFPEYGKVEFIFSFGPEKIHGQGMDHLENGPSVSVDYNTQDPLIRWDSYENFNQSCEDATEEVIHTQGPLDGSLYAKVRKKESLEGTVTPNGLPSTAAEHALPAVDHALSVSSDSGNSTASIKTDRTDEAVLQVSTVSQTHIPVGEDLPTVHHPPTPVQQPISPQEKKELEQLLSGLEGPMNRQAYLSTPTSAPGGMLHLVPAQVHVNGNNSIDRETDILDDELPTTQEGNSVDSLGTFSSTDGRATPADLYFQSEPVINGQDHLPYLERSVPEKPLEFTQSNVVKSDKSTSLNQNNTTPSSANYMAFQNSSLYRSHSFGTDLKSMPPAPTRTTSSRDAVQRGLNIWHQFGIPEEPLTEGLTFSPPPSVGMSSHHSLPQFPHRHSASQQEIEQSIETLNLLMLDLEPGLSAVMKSQSAPLKENSFVVTTQPSFSQNQARLSYQADAAVHTHTAEPSSLGSQSLLAQMIQTKPSTPEPAPVHRPLTSETVGATLSSQVFPSTSGSLQQKSISTFPPSTQLHSLEVSEPQRIPTSDSTSPQLREREPEEVCNVEGLVAQRVAEYTARAQSAIPSMTSAQSDHRRSHSLSGVQARTASFEEPSTLPRRRITSEGHSDDGKSPDIPMRSPIRCVSPEFVHAIGMNPGGRPRERNLHSYKEAFEEMDGGQISPTPTVGGEVFPQTPAFPMSPQTPYFNLCRSPPGLAKTPLSALGLKPHNPAEILLHQTGSDGEFSECDEAPRSYVESVARSAVSGGEPSTSPRSLSPPEDAKGQLGNLSPSNQTMNPPLSSSSPIRCSQGGHLLVDSNVSTSSQPTTDSGFQSQATEISFPTPTPSYQAPATPASSYLDSSSPTSSHLGNTTPTQSYLGSNSVLGGYVASDPGLSVSEPSKTLLNHRSPFVEHQSTPNQGLYQQLSAKQDGSIWLAQKSPANGFEVGVAGLGGSPVLGHRLSQGAQASPVLSRQGSLGQMSPHSPVLSRQPSLGQPIQTSPVLSRQPSITNPQGSPVLGRHPSVSQMSQRSPSLDRHPIHSGYTTPDERHGNLSRQSSSSGYQGPPTPSFPISPANYQDGGIIGIGGFRQGSPAPATQPQLPEKRRMSSGDRPNGALSYGTINGKIMSPMSGGSTPGYFHTLSDFSKFNIPDGSLENRLNVKFVQDTSKFWYKPEISREQAISLLKDREPGAFVIRDSHSFRGAYGLAMKVATPPPSVQQSKKGDITNELVRHFLIESSPKGVKLKGCPNEPYFGCLSALVYQHAITPLALPCKLIIPATDLIDEVPEDTSTNPMMERLKQGADIFVIPVQRDPADSHACNVLYVNSVEMESLTGPQAVAKAISETLAAAAPPTATIVHFKVSSQGITLTDNQRKLFFRRHYPTNTVTFCDTDPQDRKWNKPEGGVAKLFGFVARKQGSTTDNVTHLFAELEPGQPASAIVNFVSKMIASQKR